The genomic stretch AATATTAAAGAATGCCGGCGCATTTTCCACTGTTTCCAGAGCCTTATTCGGGGAGATATTTTGGAAAAGTATTAGATTTATCTTCGCGTCATCAACAAATTGTGAAGCGTAGGCAATAATGTTTGAGCTTTTTTTCTTAAATCCACAGGCTCGGCTTAAGGCCAATAGTGCGTAGAAATGACAATCTACTTTCAATTCCTTTCCCTCCAGTACCACGAATCAAGTCATTTATGCACCATTCTATGCAGCAACTCAATACTATGTACTGGAGGGGGATTTGCATGGCGGATTTAACAGTTTTATCTCTGGGGACGGGAGATGCTGAACTCGATAAGGCTTTAGCAATCGCAGGCTATGCCTATGATGCAAGCCAGGATATTTTTGTATCCACGATGGATCCATGGCAGAGAAGCATCGGCTATTGTCGACTCTATGACGAGGCGGCTGCCCCCATGGGCATGATCATTGATTGTGAGCCCATATACTTTTCCTATAACAATAAAAAGTGGATGATCGGCTTATGGAAAGGTCAATACGATTTAGTTACCGGTGCAGAAATTGGAATCTATAGTAATGGTGTAGACGTTGAACTGCCAATGGTTTTTAAAGGAACCTATTATCAAGCCGCCAGTGATAACGAGTGTCTTCAGATGGGCTTTACCCTCAAAAAAGGAGATCGGATTCTCTTTACTCGTGAAGACCGTCATTGGTGGCTAACCGGTTTTAGGTTAGGCGAATTTTCGGAGCCCTCAGAACTAACTATGGAAGGTCATATCACTTTTGAATCTTCTGCCATGCGAGATGCTTTTCTCGCGGGTATGAAACAAGCAGGTTATTCAAAAAAGGATTATCGGACTCTCCACGATACCGTTTATTTCGACTTTAGTTCACCTCGTTCGGCTCAGCCCTTAACTCGCACCCCAACGACTGATTACCTTATCCAAAGAAAAAACGAATTTCTCTGTCAAAGTTATCAGGATATCACCGGACCCTATTCGACCTTTCCGGAAAAGATTCAAGTCATCAAGGAAGAGCTGCCTGACATGTATCGCTTGATTATGAATTTGGGTAAAAGCAAGCAAGTATTTGAAATTATTGTTATGCTCACCCTCTTGGGGGCCGCAATCATCACCAAGCACTCTTCTCATCGTCTTGAGGACTAATCTTCTCGGAAACACCTTGTTGGAGCATAAACATTTTATAATACAGTTCTTTTTGAGCGAGGAGTTCGTAATGAGTGCCTCGCTCAACTATTTTCCCTTGGTGGAGGACAAGAATAAGGTCAGCATCTTGGATTGTGGAAAGTCGATGGGCAATGGCAATGGTACTCCTCCCCTGGCGCATTTTTTCTAAGGCTTTTTGAATGGCCTCCTCTGTTTCAGTATCCACACTAGCTGTGGCTTCATCGAGGATGAGGATTTTAGGTTGACCGGCCATAGTACGAGCAAAGCAAATAAGCTGACGTTGACCACCGGACAGTGTCGACCCTCTTTCGCTTACTTGCTCTTGATACCCCTGACCCAGTTTGATAATGAAATTATCGGCTTCCACAAACTCCGCGGCAGCTTTCACCTCTTGCTCTGTGATATGTGGCCGATTTAAATGGATGTTTTGAGCGATATTTCCCACGAATAGAAACGGGTCCTGGGCGACGAGACCAATCTGGGACCGTACTTCATCTTGTGAAAATTCCACAAGTGGAGTTCCGTCAATCGTAATCTCTCCTTGACTAACAGGATAAAACTTCATCAAGAGATTGGAAATCGTGCTTTTTCCACTTCCAGTATGACCGACTAGGGCAACAGTCTCCCCCGGACGGACTGTGAAGGAGATATTTTTTAATACTTCTGTAACCCCATCATAGGAAAAGCTTACGTTGCGAAACTCAATCTCCCCCTGCTCGATAGTATGAGTAGGGCGATGCTGGGCATCATGAGCTAACTCCTGCCCATGAGTATTGGTGGTACGTTCATCATCAAGGACTTCAAATACTCTTTCCGCAGCAATAACGGCTTGCTGCAGCTGTGAGAGCCGCATTAAGATCATATTGACGGGCTCAATAAAACGATCCAGATAATTAATGAACGCATAAAGAACACCTAACTCCACCGGCCCGATGATGGATTCCAAGCCAAAGAATCCCAAGACGAGGACCAAGGCTAAAGTGTAAAGCAAATCAACCGCAGGTCGCATGAGGGTGCTTTCCAATTTTATATTGGCAATGGCTGCTCGATAATAATTTTCATTAATACCAGAGAATTTCAGCAGAAAATGCTTTTCCTGCCGCATGACTTGAATAATGTTCATTCCTTGTATGGATTCATTGAGCATGGCATTGAGACGACTAAGCTCTGTCCGTGAAAAGCGATAGATCTTCGAGCTCACCTTACGATAGATTTGCATGAGCACCACAATAATCGGCAGCAGTATCAAGCAAAAGGTGGCAAGTCGAACATCCAGACTAAACATGGCAATAAAAATTCCTAATAAAAAAACTAAATTCTGAACATAAGTAGACAAAACCCCGATATAAAGCTCTTTAATGGCCTCTGTATCATTGGTTACTCGTGAAACTAAGGCACCGGCTGGGGTTCGATCAAAAACGCTCATGGTCAGATATTGAACCTTTCTAAAGATATCCACCCGAATCTGTTGGATAGCAAGCAAAGCAATCTGATTAAAGCGAACTAATTGATGGTATTGAAGGAACGATCCCAGAAAAACTAAGAGAAGATACCCTCCCCCGAGGCTCAGGAGGGCCATTACATCAAATTGGCGAGGGGTCAAGTAGTCATCCAGAAAAATCTTAATGAGAATGGGACCAGCTACATCAGCGGCAGTAGCCAAAACAAGCAAAATGAAGGCAAAAACCAAAGTTTTTCGATGAGGTTTAAGATAGTTTAGTAGCCTGAGTATGGTCCTTCCCTGTCCGGTCAAATCAGCTTTGTGTTCCATGTCATCCGAGATAAGGGTACTCATACCAGCCCACCCCCTTCGCTAATCAAACTTTCAAGTTGCTGCGCCCGATGGGTTCCAGCATACCAGCCTTCTCTTTCCATCAGTTGACCATGCGTTCCGCGCTCAATTATTTCTCCACCTTGGAGAACAAGGATGAGGTCAGCATGTTCAACTGCACTGAGTCGATGGGTAGAGATTAGAGTAGTTTTTTGACTGCGGTTGTTTTTCAGTTCCTGAAGGATTTGTTTTTCTGTTTTTGCATCTACAGCCGATAAAGAATCATCAAGAATTAAAATTTCAGGTTGGAGAAGCAGAGCTCTAGCGATCGAAATTCGCTGTTTTTGTCCCCCGGACAATGTTACTCCTCGGTCACCCACTAGTGTCCCATATTTATCTTCAAAACGTTCGATATCTTCATGAATGCAAGCGATTTTAGCAGCTTGTGTTATTTCTGAGGTACTGGCATCAGGTTTTCCTAAGGCAATATTCTCGGCAATGGTGGTTGAGAATAGGAAATGCTCCTGAGGTACATAGCCGAAAGATTTTCGTAACGTGTCTAGTGGCAAGTCTCGAATAGAGACCCCACCAATGCGAATATCCCCTTCCACCCCGGCGAATTCACGTAAGAGAACCCGAAAAAGCGTGGTTTTACCACTACCTGTTTTACCAACTACCCCAAGGGTTTGGCCTTCCCTTAAGGTAAAGTGAATATTCTTCAGCTCAGGATTTAATTGAGCAGGATATGTAAATCGATCAAGTTCAAAGACAATCTCTCCACTGGGAATGTGTATTGCTTGAACAGCTTCTTCCAGACTTAATTCTTCTATAGCGCTGTCTTTGACTTCTGATTCAACCTCTAGCAAAGCTCTTACCCGATCGTAAGAGGCTCTTCCCCGCTCCATAATATTAAATAACCAACCAAAGGCCAGCATCGGCCAAATAAACTGTCCTAAATAGAGGGTGAATTGAGTGAGTTGGCCAAGAGTTAACCGCTGCTGAACCACTTCATAGGACCCAAATGAAACGGCAAGAAAGAAAGAGATACCGACAATCATCATAATTGATGGATCATAAAGGGAGTCGACCACCGCTACTGCTTGATTCTTCTTTACCACATCATCGGAAAGCTTACGAAAGCTTTCGATCTCCGCTTCTTCTTGTCCGAAAGCCTTCACTACACGAACTCCGGAGATATTCTCCTGTACTTTATCATTAAGATCGCCAAAGGCTTCTTGTGCTTTGAAAAAACGATCATGAAGTAATGTTCCATAATAGCTAGAGACCCAAGCCATAATGGGCATGGGCAAGAGGGTAATTAACGTTAATTTCCAGCTAATAAACATAACCATGGAAAACACGACAAAACTTCCGGTAACAACAGAATCAAAAAGGGTCAGCACTCCCATTCCCGCTGTTATTTCAATAGCTTGAATATCATTGGTAACATGAGCCATTAAGTCCCCAGTCCTCCGCCTTTGATAGAAGCTAGGTGACATTCGTGTAAAATGCTCGAAAAGCTGGTTGCGTAGCATTCGGCTAAGACGTGCGGCTGCCCCAAATATCAATATGCGCCAGCTATAGCGGAGGAAGTAAGCGAGAACTCCTAGACCTAATAGAGTAAATAACCAAGGCCAAAGGATTCCACGGGTTAGGGTCTGATGGGTAACACCATCGACTATTTTACCGACGATATAGGGTGGGAAAAGATCAATCGCTGCGATGATGACTAAGATCATAATGCCTGGAATATAGCTTTTTATTTCCTTTTTGAAAAACCACATTAAGTCTAAGAATAAACGCATAATGCACCTCAATCACAGGCTTCAATAATCCCATCATTAATCAGTAGATTTTATAGAGATCCCAAAATATAATAGCACATTTTAGATACAAGTCCTATTTATAAATAAAAACACCTGCCGTCCATAGGCAGGTGTTTTTCCATTGTTCGCATGCACTTAAAAAGTGCGTCTCAATGTCAGCTCGTGTTACAGTTTACTCTTACAGTAGATATTTGTCAAGAAGAAGAAGTTTTTCAGGTGTTGAAAATTCTAGGTACTTAATTTCCAAACTAAGTTCCACCCCTTCACTTGGGAAAGTGGAATTTAATTTGGAAAGATTAAAGGGTGGAATTCACTCAGACAAATAGGTTATATTGGGATAGCTGTGTCCCGGTAGAAAGAAAGAGGGACTGACATGGCTAACCAAAAACATTTAACCTTTGATGAACGGGTGACCATCTCTTCGCTTTTGGATAAAACCTACTCTTTTAAGGCAATCGCTAAAGAATTAGATAAGGATTGCACCACCATCTCCAAAGAGGTTCGCCGCCATATCATCTTCAAACGGATAGGCTGTCAAGGCAATGCTTACAATGCTTGCCGCCACCGCTATACTTGCGATCATAGGCTGCTCTGCACACCCTGTCATTATTCGCACCGGCCCAGCTTTTGCCGCCGCTGCAAATTATGCAATGCTATGTGCCCGTCTTTTGAGTGTCAACTCTGCCCACGACATGCCAAACCGCCTTATGTTTGCAACGGATGCGATAAGCTTAATAAGTGCACTTTGGAGAAACGCTTTTACCATGCTGCACCAGCCCATACCGAATATCAGGCAGTTCTTTCCGAAGCCAGACAGGGTATATCTCTCTCGGAAGATGAGGTAAAACACCTCGACTCCATCATTTCCCCTCTCATCAAAAAGGGGCAATCCCTGAATCATATCTGTGCCAACAATAAGGATTCCCTCATGGTTAGCAAAAGCACCCTCTATCGTCTAATTGACTTTAATATTTTCACCGCAAGAAACATCGATATGCCACGGAAAGTACGCTATGCTAAGCGCAAGATAAAAAGACAGCTCAAGGTCGACAAGGCTTGCCGAATCGGTAGAACCTACAATGACTTTCAGCATTTCCTCAACGAGAATCCCCACCTACCTCTTGTGGAAATGGACACCGTAGAAGGTCGTAAAGGGGGCAAGGTTCTTCTTACCCTTCATTTCGTGAAGGCAGAATTCATGCTTGCCTTTTTACGGCAAACCAACGATTCTCAATCCGTCATCACTATCCTGGAAGACCTTCAACTCAACCTTGGCCAAGACATCTTTATGAGGGTTATGCCGATTTTGCTGACGGACAATGGTTCTGAGTTCTCTAACCCAAATGCCTTGGAGTTTGACCAACAACAAAACCGCAGAACTCATCTGTTCTACTGCGATGCCTCTTCACCTGGGCAGAAAGGCTCTGCCGAGAGGAATCACGAGCTGATCCGCTATTTTATTCCTAAAGGCACCCGTATGGATGAGTTTACCCAGGTCGACATCAGCCGCATGATGGACAACATCAATTCCTACAGTCGACAAAGCTTGGGGAATAAATGCCCTTATGACATGTTGGCTTTCCTCTATGGGGAAGATCTTCTTAAGGCATTGGGGTGTCACAAAATTCCGCCCAATGAGGTCATCATGAATTCCTCTCTTTTTAAGGAGACTGCCGTCCATTGTCTAGGCAATCCATGGGGTTATACCGATGAGTCAGGACGGGAGACCAGTTATCTTGATGCCTATCGGGCTATTGAAGAACAACGCAAAGAAATGACAGAAAAAAATTAACCTACACCCGTTAATTTCTTCCTGTCATGACACTACCGGGAAGCAGCTTCATACCCCATTAAACCGGGTGGAATTTACTATGCGAAAAAGTCTACTAAATTCCACTCGCAGATACCTGCGCCCTTTTTCAGCTGCTTTTACACCGGATTTGGCCCTATTTTAATCCAAAACTGAAAAAAAGTCACCCTTTTCTTTTCTACAAACAAGAATGGGTGACTTTCAGTGGAATTTACCTCGATAAAGTGGAACTTACTTTGAAATTCAACCGAAAATTCTAGGTTCGCTCTTTTGAATGTGCCTTACCAATCTTATCATTATCATGAGCATCAAATGGCGGAATCTTATCACCAGGATTTAGATCTTTCTTACGGATCACGTTAACGATTTTGTCCCTTTCTTTTGGCTTTGACATCGTTTTCCTCCTTTACTGACTAGAAAGTATTGAGCTCATCAATAGAGTTTCTTTGTTTAGAATACCCGAAGCAATTAAAAATATTTTAAGGAATTTCTTTTGCTATATTGAGAGTTTAGTTATAAATTAGGATTATAGAATTAGTGTAGAAATGAATTGGAGGTTTCGTTATGGCTTTACCACCCTTTTTAAGACCCTTGGAAGCTTATGACCCCGCCCTAGCTCAGGAAATAGAGAAAATCGTTTCTCTTTCCTTTCAAAAAAGTTCTCTGGATGAAAGAACAAGGATTTTAATAACCCTTGCCCTTGATGCTGTCTTAGGAGCCTCAGAAGGGGTAGCGAATTTAGCTGGTCAAGCTCGTAGATTGGGCGTTACCGATCAAGAGATAGCGGACACCTTGCGCCTAGCATACTTTACTTCAGGCTGTTCAACTCTGAAAACTTCCTTTGCAGCTTTCGAGAAGAAGGAGTAATGAATTGAGTACATCACAACAACTTTGGTCTTTAGGAATTCTTTTTTTGCTAATGAATTCTATTCCTTTTTTTCTCATGAGACGAGATAAATATCTGGCTCGTAGAAACCGCTGGCGAATTCCGGAAAAGTGGTTCTTTACTTTGGCATTTTTAGGTGGTGCTCTGGGTACTTTACTGGGGATGCGTGTTTTTCGACATAAAACCAAGCATAAAACCTTTACTTGGGGAATCCCACTTCTTTTGTTATTGAACATGGGAGTCATCTATTTACTATTGAAGTACCTATAAAGAAGTACATATAAATGTGAGAGAAATCTATTATTCTAAGATTAAAGGGTTCACGACGGGGTACGAATATTACCCCATGTCGTGAACCCTTATTTTAAATTATACTGATTTCTATGAACCAATGTATTGTCTTGCAGCTACTTTAAACCGTAATTCCAACCTATAAGGCCTCGTTTTAGATGAAAAATCTGGCTAAAGTTATTTTTAAGAAGAATTCGGAGGGCAGCAGGGCTTCTTCCGCCAGAAGCACAATGAACTAAAATCGGCTTATCTTTATATTTTTGTAGTTCAGTTAACCGAGAAGATAATTCACCAACCGGAATAGATTTCGAACCCGGAATATGCCCACTTCTATACTCATTATTTGTGCGCACATCGATGACAACGACGTCTTTATTTGATTGAATTAATTCATAAGCTTCTTCTGTCGTTAAATTTTTTATCATTTTATTAGCTATTGAGAATCTACGCCAAAACACGAATACTACAA from Desulfitobacterium dichloroeliminans LMG P-21439 encodes the following:
- a CDS encoding DUF4474 domain-containing protein, whose amino-acid sequence is MADLTVLSLGTGDAELDKALAIAGYAYDASQDIFVSTMDPWQRSIGYCRLYDEAAAPMGMIIDCEPIYFSYNNKKWMIGLWKGQYDLVTGAEIGIYSNGVDVELPMVFKGTYYQAASDNECLQMGFTLKKGDRILFTREDRHWWLTGFRLGEFSEPSELTMEGHITFESSAMRDAFLAGMKQAGYSKKDYRTLHDTVYFDFSSPRSAQPLTRTPTTDYLIQRKNEFLCQSYQDITGPYSTFPEKIQVIKEELPDMYRLIMNLGKSKQVFEIIVMLTLLGAAIITKHSSHRLED
- a CDS encoding ABC transporter ATP-binding protein, producing MSTLISDDMEHKADLTGQGRTILRLLNYLKPHRKTLVFAFILLVLATAADVAGPILIKIFLDDYLTPRQFDVMALLSLGGGYLLLVFLGSFLQYHQLVRFNQIALLAIQQIRVDIFRKVQYLTMSVFDRTPAGALVSRVTNDTEAIKELYIGVLSTYVQNLVFLLGIFIAMFSLDVRLATFCLILLPIIVVLMQIYRKVSSKIYRFSRTELSRLNAMLNESIQGMNIIQVMRQEKHFLLKFSGINENYYRAAIANIKLESTLMRPAVDLLYTLALVLVLGFFGLESIIGPVELGVLYAFINYLDRFIEPVNMILMRLSQLQQAVIAAERVFEVLDDERTTNTHGQELAHDAQHRPTHTIEQGEIEFRNVSFSYDGVTEVLKNISFTVRPGETVALVGHTGSGKSTISNLLMKFYPVSQGEITIDGTPLVEFSQDEVRSQIGLVAQDPFLFVGNIAQNIHLNRPHITEQEVKAAAEFVEADNFIIKLGQGYQEQVSERGSTLSGGQRQLICFARTMAGQPKILILDEATASVDTETEEAIQKALEKMRQGRSTIAIAHRLSTIQDADLILVLHQGKIVERGTHYELLAQKELYYKMFMLQQGVSEKISPQDDEKSAW
- a CDS encoding ABC transporter transmembrane domain-containing protein is translated as MRLFLDLMWFFKKEIKSYIPGIMILVIIAAIDLFPPYIVGKIVDGVTHQTLTRGILWPWLFTLLGLGVLAYFLRYSWRILIFGAAARLSRMLRNQLFEHFTRMSPSFYQRRRTGDLMAHVTNDIQAIEITAGMGVLTLFDSVVTGSFVVFSMVMFISWKLTLITLLPMPIMAWVSSYYGTLLHDRFFKAQEAFGDLNDKVQENISGVRVVKAFGQEEAEIESFRKLSDDVVKKNQAVAVVDSLYDPSIMMIVGISFFLAVSFGSYEVVQQRLTLGQLTQFTLYLGQFIWPMLAFGWLFNIMERGRASYDRVRALLEVESEVKDSAIEELSLEEAVQAIHIPSGEIVFELDRFTYPAQLNPELKNIHFTLREGQTLGVVGKTGSGKTTLFRVLLREFAGVEGDIRIGGVSIRDLPLDTLRKSFGYVPQEHFLFSTTIAENIALGKPDASTSEITQAAKIACIHEDIERFEDKYGTLVGDRGVTLSGGQKQRISIARALLLQPEILILDDSLSAVDAKTEKQILQELKNNRSQKTTLISTHRLSAVEHADLILVLQGGEIIERGTHGQLMEREGWYAGTHRAQQLESLISEGGGLV
- a CDS encoding IS30 family transposase, translating into MANQKHLTFDERVTISSLLDKTYSFKAIAKELDKDCTTISKEVRRHIIFKRIGCQGNAYNACRHRYTCDHRLLCTPCHYSHRPSFCRRCKLCNAMCPSFECQLCPRHAKPPYVCNGCDKLNKCTLEKRFYHAAPAHTEYQAVLSEARQGISLSEDEVKHLDSIISPLIKKGQSLNHICANNKDSLMVSKSTLYRLIDFNIFTARNIDMPRKVRYAKRKIKRQLKVDKACRIGRTYNDFQHFLNENPHLPLVEMDTVEGRKGGKVLLTLHFVKAEFMLAFLRQTNDSQSVITILEDLQLNLGQDIFMRVMPILLTDNGSEFSNPNALEFDQQQNRRTHLFYCDASSPGQKGSAERNHELIRYFIPKGTRMDEFTQVDISRMMDNINSYSRQSLGNKCPYDMLAFLYGEDLLKALGCHKIPPNEVIMNSSLFKETAVHCLGNPWGYTDESGRETSYLDAYRAIEEQRKEMTEKN
- a CDS encoding carboxymuconolactone decarboxylase family protein, which codes for MALPPFLRPLEAYDPALAQEIEKIVSLSFQKSSLDERTRILITLALDAVLGASEGVANLAGQARRLGVTDQEIADTLRLAYFTSGCSTLKTSFAAFEKKE
- a CDS encoding DUF1294 domain-containing protein, whose amino-acid sequence is MSTSQQLWSLGILFLLMNSIPFFLMRRDKYLARRNRWRIPEKWFFTLAFLGGALGTLLGMRVFRHKTKHKTFTWGIPLLLLLNMGVIYLLLKYL
- a CDS encoding rhodanese-like domain-containing protein; this encodes MENNYFIFAVVIVVFVFWRRFSIANKMIKNLTTEEAYELIQSNKDVVVIDVRTNNEYRSGHIPGSKSIPVGELSSRLTELQKYKDKPILVHCASGGRSPAALRILLKNNFSQIFHLKRGLIGWNYGLK